One window from the genome of Vidua chalybeata isolate OUT-0048 chromosome 3, bVidCha1 merged haplotype, whole genome shotgun sequence encodes:
- the CCNC gene encoding cyclin-C isoform X2: protein MAPTCVFLASKVEEFGVVSNTRLISAATSVLKTRFSYAFPKEFPYRMNHILECEFYLLELMDCCLIVYHPYRPLLQYVQDMGQEDMLLPLAWRIVNDTYRTDLCLLYPPFMIALACLHVACVVQQKDARQWFAELSVDMEKILEIIRVILKLYEQWKNFDERKEMATILSKMPKPKPPPNSEGEQGPNGSQNSSYSQS, encoded by the exons ATGGCTCCTACGTGTGTGTTTTTGGCATCCAAAGTAGAG gaattTGGTGTTGTTTCAAATACAAGGTTGATTTCTGCTGCTACTTCTGTAT TGAAAACTAGGTTTTCATATGCCTTTCCAAAGGAGTTTCCTTATAGGATGAACCAT ATCCTAGAATGTGAATTCTATCTCTTAGAATTAATG GACTGCTGTTTGATAGTATATCATCCTTATAGACCTTTGCTCCAATATGTGCAAGATATGGGCCAAGAAGACATGCTGCTACCTCTCGCATG GAGGATAGTGAATGACACATATAGAACTGATCTTTGTCTGCTGTACCCTCCTTTCATGATAGCTCTAG CTTGCCTACATGTGGCCTGTGTTGTCCAGCAGAAGGATGCAAGGCAATGGTTTGCTGAGCTGTCTGTTGATATGGAAAAG ATTTTAGAAATAATCAGGGTTATTCTGAAGCTGTATGAGCAGTGGAAGAACTTTGATGAGAGAAAAGAGATGGCTACTATTCTTAGTAAAATGCCTAAACCAAAACCACCTCCAAACAG
- the CCNC gene encoding cyclin-C isoform X1, whose amino-acid sequence MAGNFWQSSHYLQWILDKQDLLKERQKDLKFLTEEEYWKLQIFFTNVIQALGEHLKLRQQVIATATVYFKRFYARYSLKSIDPVLMAPTCVFLASKVEEFGVVSNTRLISAATSVLKTRFSYAFPKEFPYRMNHILECEFYLLELMDCCLIVYHPYRPLLQYVQDMGQEDMLLPLAWRIVNDTYRTDLCLLYPPFMIALACLHVACVVQQKDARQWFAELSVDMEKILEIIRVILKLYEQWKNFDERKEMATILSKMPKPKPPPNSEGEQGPNGSQNSSYSQS is encoded by the exons ATGGCCGGGAACTTCTGGCAGAGCTCTCACTA CTTACAATGGATTTTGGATAAACAAGATCTATTGAAAGAACGCCAGAAAGACTTGAAATTTCTGACTGAAGAAGAATATTGGAAGctacagatattttttactaatg ttatccAGGCTTTAGGTGAACATCTTAAGTTAAGACAACAAGTTATTGCAACTGCTACAGTCTACTTCAAGAGATTCTATGCCAG ATATTCCCTAAAAAGTATAGATCCAGTATTAATGGCTCCTACGTGTGTGTTTTTGGCATCCAAAGTAGAG gaattTGGTGTTGTTTCAAATACAAGGTTGATTTCTGCTGCTACTTCTGTAT TGAAAACTAGGTTTTCATATGCCTTTCCAAAGGAGTTTCCTTATAGGATGAACCAT ATCCTAGAATGTGAATTCTATCTCTTAGAATTAATG GACTGCTGTTTGATAGTATATCATCCTTATAGACCTTTGCTCCAATATGTGCAAGATATGGGCCAAGAAGACATGCTGCTACCTCTCGCATG GAGGATAGTGAATGACACATATAGAACTGATCTTTGTCTGCTGTACCCTCCTTTCATGATAGCTCTAG CTTGCCTACATGTGGCCTGTGTTGTCCAGCAGAAGGATGCAAGGCAATGGTTTGCTGAGCTGTCTGTTGATATGGAAAAG ATTTTAGAAATAATCAGGGTTATTCTGAAGCTGTATGAGCAGTGGAAGAACTTTGATGAGAGAAAAGAGATGGCTACTATTCTTAGTAAAATGCCTAAACCAAAACCACCTCCAAACAG